A window from Camelus bactrianus isolate YW-2024 breed Bactrian camel chromosome 23, ASM4877302v1, whole genome shotgun sequence encodes these proteins:
- the EIF2D gene encoding eukaryotic translation initiation factor 2D isoform X1: MFAKAFRVKSNTAIKGSDRRKLRADVTAVFPTLGTDQVSELVPGKEELNIVKLYAHRGDAVAVYVSGGNPILFELEKNLYPTVYTLWSYPDLLPTFTTWPLVLEKLVGGADLMLPGLVVPPAGLPQVQKGDLCAIALVGNRAPVAIGVATMSTAEMLASGLKGKGFSVLHTYQDHLWRSGDKSSPPSIAPLALDPPDLSEEKGSVQADATLQGDMRHLALEGEEEEDEEVQQMCGEKSQSEATEDPSVGGLNPDPTDSKTLQEQMDELLQRCFLHALKCRVKKADLPLLTSTLLGSHMFSCCPEGRQLDIKKSSYKKLSKFLQHMQQEQIIQVKELSKGVESIVAVDWKHPRITSFVIPEPSPTSQTIQEGSREQPYHPPDIKSLYCVPASMTLLFQESGHKKGSVLQGSEVRTIVINYAKKNDLVDADNKNLVKLDPILCDCILEKNEQHAVVKLPWDSLLSRCLEKLQPAYQVTFPGQEPIVKKGKIGPIDITLAQRASNKKVTVVRNLEAYGLDPCSVAAILQQRCQASTTITPAPGAKDSLQVQIQGNQVHHIGRLLLASVLQMRKLRFSTLCCGIQLLNVQLGSELCDSVRLHSRGSFYQS; encoded by the exons ATGTTTGCCAAGGCCTTTCGGGTCAAGTCCAACACGGCCATCAAAGGGTCGGACag GAGAAAACTTCGGGCTGATGTAACAGCTGTTTTCCCCACTCTTGGGACGGATCAGGTGTCTGAGTTAGTACCTGGGAAGGAAGAGCTCAACATTGTGAAGTTGTATGCTCACAGAGGGGATGCAGTGGCTGTGTACGTGAGTGGTGGTAACCCCATCCTATTTGAACTGGAGAAAAATCTATATCCGACAG TGTACACCCTGTGGTCTTACCCTGATCTTCTACCAACATTTACAACATGGCCtctggtgctggaaaaactggtgGGGGGAGCAG ATTTGATGCTGCCTGGACTAGTGGTGCCCCCTGCTGGTCTGCCTCAGGTGCAGAAGGGTGACCTCTGTGCCATTGCCTTGGTGGGGAACAG AGCCCCTGTTGCCATTGGAGTCGCCACCATGTCCACAGCCGAGATGCTGGCTTCAGGCCTGAAGGGCAAGGGCTTCTCTGTGCTCCACACCTACCAGGACCACTTGTg GCGATCTGGAGACAAGTCCTCCCCACCATCCATTGCTCCACTGGCCCTGGATCCCCCAGATCTCAGTGAAGAGAAGGGGTCTGTCCAGGCAGACGCCACCCTGCAGGGAGACATGAGGCACCTggccctggagggagaggaggaggaggatgaagaggTTCAGCAGATGTGTGGGGAGAAGTCCCAATCAGAAGCCACAGAGGACCCCAGCGTTGGGGGCCTGAACCCAGACCCCACAGACAGCAAGACCCTTCAAG AGCAAATGGACGAACTGTTGCAGAGATGCTTCTTGCATGCTTTGAAGTGCCGCGTCAAAAAGGCCGACCTGCCTTTACTCACCAGCACGCTCCTTGGCAGCCACATGTTCTCCTGCTG CCCTGAAGGACGACAGCTGGACATCAAGAAGTCAAGCTACAAAAAG CTCTCTAAGTTCCTGCAGCACATGCAGCAGGAGCAGATTATACAGGTGAAGGAGCTGAGCAAAGGGGTGGAGAGCATTGTGGCTGTGGACTGGAAGCACCCGAG GATCACATCTTTCGTCATACCCGAGCCCTCCCCGACCTCCCAGACAATCCAGGAGGGTAGCAGGGAACAGCCCTATCACCCTCCAGATATAAAATCCCTCTACTGTGTCCCAGCCAGCATGACCCTGCTCTTCCAGGAGTCTGGCCACAA GAAGGGGAGCGTTCTCCAGGGCAGTGAGGTCCGAACGATTGTCATCAACTACGCCAAGAAAAACGACCTGGTTGATGCAGACAACAAAAA TCTCGTGAAATTGGATCCCATCCTATGTGACTGCATCTTAGAGAAAAATGAGCAGCACGCAGTCGTGAAGCTTCCATGGGACAGTCTCCTGAGCAG ATGTTTGGAAAAATTGCAGCCTGCCTATCAAGTGACCTTTCCAGGACAAGAGCCCATTGTGAAGAAAGGCAAAATTGGCCCAATTGACATCACCCTAGCGCAGAGAGCTTCTAATAAGAAG GTGACCGTGGTCCGGAATTTGGAGGCCTATGGTCTGGATCCGTGCTCAGTGGCTGCCATTCTCCAGCAGCGATGCCAGGCCAGCACCACCATCACCCCTGCCCCTGGGGCCAAGGACAGCCTGCAGGTCCAGATCCAGGGAAACCAGGTCCACCACATCGGCCGGCTGTTGCTCG cttctgttttgcagatgaggaaactgagattcagtaCTTTGTGCTGCGGCATTCAACTATTGAACGTGCAGCTGGGCTCTGAACTTTGTGACTCTGTCAGACTCCACAGCCGAGGTTCTTTCTACCAGTCCTGA
- the EIF2D gene encoding eukaryotic translation initiation factor 2D isoform X3 yields the protein MFAKAFRVKSNTAIKGSDRRKLRADVTAVFPTLGTDQVSELVPGKEELNIVKLYAHRGDAVAVYVSGGNPILFELEKNLYPTVYTLWSYPDLLPTFTTWPLVLEKLVGGADLMLPGLVVPPAGLPQVQKGDLCAIALVGNRAPVAIGVATMSTAEMLASGLKGKGFSVLHTYQDHLWRSGDKSSPPSIAPLALDPPDLSEEKGSVQADATLQGDMRHLALEGEEEEDEEVQQMCGEKSQSEATEDPSVGGLNPDPTDSKTLQEQMDELLQRCFLHALKCRVKKADLPLLTSTLLGSHMFSCCPEGRQLDIKKSSYKKLSKFLQHMQQEQIIQVKELSKGVESIVAVDWKHPRKGSVLQGSEVRTIVINYAKKNDLVDADNKNLVKLDPILCDCILEKNEQHAVVKLPWDSLLSRCLEKLQPAYQVTFPGQEPIVKKGKIGPIDITLAQRASNKKVTVVRNLEAYGLDPCSVAAILQQRCQASTTITPAPGAKDSLQVQIQGNQVHHIGRLLLASVLQMRKLRFSTLCCGIQLLNVQLGSELCDSVRLHSRGSFYQS from the exons ATGTTTGCCAAGGCCTTTCGGGTCAAGTCCAACACGGCCATCAAAGGGTCGGACag GAGAAAACTTCGGGCTGATGTAACAGCTGTTTTCCCCACTCTTGGGACGGATCAGGTGTCTGAGTTAGTACCTGGGAAGGAAGAGCTCAACATTGTGAAGTTGTATGCTCACAGAGGGGATGCAGTGGCTGTGTACGTGAGTGGTGGTAACCCCATCCTATTTGAACTGGAGAAAAATCTATATCCGACAG TGTACACCCTGTGGTCTTACCCTGATCTTCTACCAACATTTACAACATGGCCtctggtgctggaaaaactggtgGGGGGAGCAG ATTTGATGCTGCCTGGACTAGTGGTGCCCCCTGCTGGTCTGCCTCAGGTGCAGAAGGGTGACCTCTGTGCCATTGCCTTGGTGGGGAACAG AGCCCCTGTTGCCATTGGAGTCGCCACCATGTCCACAGCCGAGATGCTGGCTTCAGGCCTGAAGGGCAAGGGCTTCTCTGTGCTCCACACCTACCAGGACCACTTGTg GCGATCTGGAGACAAGTCCTCCCCACCATCCATTGCTCCACTGGCCCTGGATCCCCCAGATCTCAGTGAAGAGAAGGGGTCTGTCCAGGCAGACGCCACCCTGCAGGGAGACATGAGGCACCTggccctggagggagaggaggaggaggatgaagaggTTCAGCAGATGTGTGGGGAGAAGTCCCAATCAGAAGCCACAGAGGACCCCAGCGTTGGGGGCCTGAACCCAGACCCCACAGACAGCAAGACCCTTCAAG AGCAAATGGACGAACTGTTGCAGAGATGCTTCTTGCATGCTTTGAAGTGCCGCGTCAAAAAGGCCGACCTGCCTTTACTCACCAGCACGCTCCTTGGCAGCCACATGTTCTCCTGCTG CCCTGAAGGACGACAGCTGGACATCAAGAAGTCAAGCTACAAAAAG CTCTCTAAGTTCCTGCAGCACATGCAGCAGGAGCAGATTATACAGGTGAAGGAGCTGAGCAAAGGGGTGGAGAGCATTGTGGCTGTGGACTGGAAGCACCCGAG GAAGGGGAGCGTTCTCCAGGGCAGTGAGGTCCGAACGATTGTCATCAACTACGCCAAGAAAAACGACCTGGTTGATGCAGACAACAAAAA TCTCGTGAAATTGGATCCCATCCTATGTGACTGCATCTTAGAGAAAAATGAGCAGCACGCAGTCGTGAAGCTTCCATGGGACAGTCTCCTGAGCAG ATGTTTGGAAAAATTGCAGCCTGCCTATCAAGTGACCTTTCCAGGACAAGAGCCCATTGTGAAGAAAGGCAAAATTGGCCCAATTGACATCACCCTAGCGCAGAGAGCTTCTAATAAGAAG GTGACCGTGGTCCGGAATTTGGAGGCCTATGGTCTGGATCCGTGCTCAGTGGCTGCCATTCTCCAGCAGCGATGCCAGGCCAGCACCACCATCACCCCTGCCCCTGGGGCCAAGGACAGCCTGCAGGTCCAGATCCAGGGAAACCAGGTCCACCACATCGGCCGGCTGTTGCTCG cttctgttttgcagatgaggaaactgagattcagtaCTTTGTGCTGCGGCATTCAACTATTGAACGTGCAGCTGGGCTCTGAACTTTGTGACTCTGTCAGACTCCACAGCCGAGGTTCTTTCTACCAGTCCTGA
- the EIF2D gene encoding eukaryotic translation initiation factor 2D isoform X2 produces MFAKAFRVKSNTAIKGSDRRKLRADVTAVFPTLGTDQVSELVPGKEELNIVKLYAHRGDAVAVYVSGGNPILFELEKNLYPTVYTLWSYPDLLPTFTTWPLVLEKLVGGADLMLPGLVVPPAGLPQVQKGDLCAIALVGNRAPVAIGVATMSTAEMLASGLKGKGFSVLHTYQDHLWRSGDKSSPPSIAPLALDPPDLSEEKGSVQADATLQGDMRHLALEGEEEEDEEVQQMCGEKSQSEATEDPSVGGLNPDPTDSKTLQEQMDELLQRCFLHALKCRVKKADLPLLTSTLLGSHMFSCCPEGRQLDIKKSSYKKLSKFLQHMQQEQIIQVKELSKGVESIVAVDWKHPRITSFVIPEPSPTSQTIQEGSREQPYHPPDIKSLYCVPASMTLLFQESGHKKGSVLQGSEVRTIVINYAKKNDLVDADNKNLVKLDPILCDCILEKNEQHAVVKLPWDSLLSRCLEKLQPAYQVTFPGQEPIVKKGKIGPIDITLAQRASNKKVTVVRNLEAYGLDPCSVAAILQQRCQASTTITPAPGAKDSLQVQIQGNQVHHIGRLLLEEYQLPRKHIQGLEKAPKPGKKK; encoded by the exons ATGTTTGCCAAGGCCTTTCGGGTCAAGTCCAACACGGCCATCAAAGGGTCGGACag GAGAAAACTTCGGGCTGATGTAACAGCTGTTTTCCCCACTCTTGGGACGGATCAGGTGTCTGAGTTAGTACCTGGGAAGGAAGAGCTCAACATTGTGAAGTTGTATGCTCACAGAGGGGATGCAGTGGCTGTGTACGTGAGTGGTGGTAACCCCATCCTATTTGAACTGGAGAAAAATCTATATCCGACAG TGTACACCCTGTGGTCTTACCCTGATCTTCTACCAACATTTACAACATGGCCtctggtgctggaaaaactggtgGGGGGAGCAG ATTTGATGCTGCCTGGACTAGTGGTGCCCCCTGCTGGTCTGCCTCAGGTGCAGAAGGGTGACCTCTGTGCCATTGCCTTGGTGGGGAACAG AGCCCCTGTTGCCATTGGAGTCGCCACCATGTCCACAGCCGAGATGCTGGCTTCAGGCCTGAAGGGCAAGGGCTTCTCTGTGCTCCACACCTACCAGGACCACTTGTg GCGATCTGGAGACAAGTCCTCCCCACCATCCATTGCTCCACTGGCCCTGGATCCCCCAGATCTCAGTGAAGAGAAGGGGTCTGTCCAGGCAGACGCCACCCTGCAGGGAGACATGAGGCACCTggccctggagggagaggaggaggaggatgaagaggTTCAGCAGATGTGTGGGGAGAAGTCCCAATCAGAAGCCACAGAGGACCCCAGCGTTGGGGGCCTGAACCCAGACCCCACAGACAGCAAGACCCTTCAAG AGCAAATGGACGAACTGTTGCAGAGATGCTTCTTGCATGCTTTGAAGTGCCGCGTCAAAAAGGCCGACCTGCCTTTACTCACCAGCACGCTCCTTGGCAGCCACATGTTCTCCTGCTG CCCTGAAGGACGACAGCTGGACATCAAGAAGTCAAGCTACAAAAAG CTCTCTAAGTTCCTGCAGCACATGCAGCAGGAGCAGATTATACAGGTGAAGGAGCTGAGCAAAGGGGTGGAGAGCATTGTGGCTGTGGACTGGAAGCACCCGAG GATCACATCTTTCGTCATACCCGAGCCCTCCCCGACCTCCCAGACAATCCAGGAGGGTAGCAGGGAACAGCCCTATCACCCTCCAGATATAAAATCCCTCTACTGTGTCCCAGCCAGCATGACCCTGCTCTTCCAGGAGTCTGGCCACAA GAAGGGGAGCGTTCTCCAGGGCAGTGAGGTCCGAACGATTGTCATCAACTACGCCAAGAAAAACGACCTGGTTGATGCAGACAACAAAAA TCTCGTGAAATTGGATCCCATCCTATGTGACTGCATCTTAGAGAAAAATGAGCAGCACGCAGTCGTGAAGCTTCCATGGGACAGTCTCCTGAGCAG ATGTTTGGAAAAATTGCAGCCTGCCTATCAAGTGACCTTTCCAGGACAAGAGCCCATTGTGAAGAAAGGCAAAATTGGCCCAATTGACATCACCCTAGCGCAGAGAGCTTCTAATAAGAAG GTGACCGTGGTCCGGAATTTGGAGGCCTATGGTCTGGATCCGTGCTCAGTGGCTGCCATTCTCCAGCAGCGATGCCAGGCCAGCACCACCATCACCCCTGCCCCTGGGGCCAAGGACAGCCTGCAGGTCCAGATCCAGGGAAACCAGGTCCACCACATCGGCCGGCTGTTGCTCG AAGAGTATCAGCTTCCTCGAAAACACATCCAGGGCCTGGAAAAGGCCCCTAAACCTGGCAAGAAGAAGTGA